In a single window of the Carassius gibelio isolate Cgi1373 ecotype wild population from Czech Republic chromosome A12, carGib1.2-hapl.c, whole genome shotgun sequence genome:
- the LOC128025781 gene encoding leucine-rich repeat-containing protein 3B-like codes for MLLPSGWLLRHCVVMWLLFHSLVLMTLCFQHAATSCSKRCYCSDNEDAFGGKAMRCSNLHLTEIPQDIPNDTQHLYLDYNLLTSIPANTFHDLPMLAELDLSHNELALLEPGAFRGLAASLQFLDLSSNQLTTLDPDAFEGVTARSNFTGNPWHCDCKLQTAFPHLDLEPTSLTGIICQTSEPSDSAAQGVPFLLAKDLDLCVVLKKTTDVAMLVTMFGWFTMVISYLVYYVRHNQEDARRHLEYLKSLPSRQGKSEESSTISTVV; via the coding sequence ATGCTGCTACCCTCAGGTTGGCTGCTTCGGCACTGTGTGGTCATGTGGTTGCTGTTTCACAGCTTAGTGCTGATGACACTATGTTTCCAACATGCTGCGACTTCCTGCTCCAAGCGCTGCTACTGTTCAGACAATGAGGACGCATTTGGTGGTAAGGCTATGCGCTGCAGCAACCTGCATCTTACTGAGATCCCTCAGGATATTCCCAATGACACACAACACCTCTACCTGGACTACAACCTCTTGACCAGCATCCCTGCCAATACTTTTCATGATCTTCCAATGCTAGCTGAACTGGATCTTTCCCATAATGAACTGGCTTTGCTTGAACCTGGAGCTTTTAGAGGTTTGGCAGCCTCTCTACAGTTTCTGGATCTCTCATCCAACCAGCTCACAACATTGGACCCTGATGCCTTTGAAGGTGTTACAGCAAGATCTAACTTCACTGGAAACCCCTGGCACTGTGACTGCAAGCTGCAGACAGCCTTTCCACACCTGGACCTAGAGCCTACATCTTTGACTGGTATTATCTGTCAGACATCTGAACCCTCAGACTCTGCAGCCCAAGGTGTGCCTTTCCTGCTGGCCAAAGACCTGGACCTGTGTGTGGTGCTCAAAAAGACCACGGACGTGGCCATGTTGGTGACCATGTTTGGATGGTTCACCATGGTCATCTCCTACCTGGTCTACTATGTGAGACACAATCAGGAAGATGCCAGGCGCCACCTAGAGTATCTCAAGTCTCTGCCCAGCAGGCAGGGCAAGTCTGAGGAGTCTTCCACCATCAGCACTGTGGTATAG